In Pseudomonas lalkuanensis, the following are encoded in one genomic region:
- a CDS encoding metal-dependent hydrolase — MTASASAPLPKANFPVRRMDFSFASTQKYWWSGDPFMTHFMNNLSSLFPYGEKFFVDSVRAVRDQVSDPQLQKDISAFIGQEAMHSKEHATYNDYAAEHGIDLERLELRIKVLLEWVTRFTTRKQRLAATCALEHFTATMAEQLLRREDINTQMDDPKMYKLWMWHAIEENEHKAVCYDAYNAIGGGYFIRTGTMLLTTFLFFGVIMTFQVHLMRKDGQLFNWRSWARGLKTLLGPRNGYFPKMIKPYLDYYRPGFHPFDHETKALEKRWKERLGFNG, encoded by the coding sequence ATGACAGCCAGCGCCAGCGCTCCCCTGCCCAAGGCCAACTTCCCCGTTCGCCGCATGGACTTCAGCTTCGCATCGACTCAGAAGTACTGGTGGAGCGGCGACCCCTTCATGACTCACTTCATGAACAACCTCTCCTCACTCTTCCCATACGGCGAGAAGTTCTTCGTCGACAGCGTGCGCGCCGTGCGCGACCAGGTCAGCGATCCGCAACTGCAGAAGGACATCAGCGCCTTCATCGGCCAGGAAGCCATGCACTCCAAGGAACACGCGACTTACAACGACTACGCCGCCGAACACGGCATCGACCTGGAGCGCCTGGAACTGCGCATCAAGGTGCTGCTGGAATGGGTCACCCGCTTCACCACCCGGAAGCAGCGCCTGGCGGCCACCTGCGCCCTGGAACACTTCACCGCCACCATGGCCGAGCAACTGCTGCGTCGGGAAGACATCAACACCCAGATGGACGACCCGAAGATGTACAAACTGTGGATGTGGCACGCCATCGAAGAAAACGAGCACAAAGCGGTCTGCTACGACGCCTACAACGCCATCGGCGGGGGCTACTTCATCCGCACCGGCACCATGCTGCTCACCACCTTCCTCTTCTTCGGCGTGATCATGACCTTCCAGGTCCACCTGATGCGCAAGGACGGCCAGCTCTTCAACTGGCGCAGCTGGGCCCGTGGCCTAAAGACGCTGCTTGGCCCACGCAACGGCTACTTCCCGAAGATGATCAAGCCGTACCTGGACTACTACCGCCCCGGCTTCCACCCCTTCGACCACGAGACCAAGGCACTGGAAAAGCGCTGGAAGGAACGCCTGGGCTTCAACGGCTAA
- a CDS encoding sulfite exporter TauE/SafE family protein, with product MAELAPLLLSALILGLLGGGHCLGMCGGLMGALTLAIPPEQRARRLRLLLAYNLGRILSYAIAGLLIGLAGWAIASSPAAMALRVVAALLLICMGLYLAGWWSGLTRIEALGRGLWRHLQPVARKLLPVSTLPRALLLGGLWGWLPCGLVYSTLLWSASQGSATDSALLMLAFGIGTLPVLIATGLAAERLTALLRKRGVRVTGGLLVILFGLWTLPGPHQAWLMGHGSSASSEHQHSH from the coding sequence GTGGCTGAACTCGCTCCCCTGCTGCTCTCCGCGCTCATCCTCGGCCTGCTTGGCGGCGGCCACTGCCTGGGCATGTGTGGCGGCCTGATGGGCGCCCTCACCCTGGCCATCCCCCCTGAACAGCGGGCCCGCCGCCTGCGCCTGCTGCTGGCCTACAACCTCGGCCGCATCCTCAGCTATGCCATCGCTGGCCTGCTCATCGGCCTCGCCGGCTGGGCCATCGCCAGCAGTCCGGCCGCCATGGCCCTGCGGGTAGTGGCTGCCCTGCTGCTGATCTGCATGGGCCTCTACCTGGCTGGCTGGTGGAGCGGCCTGACCCGCATCGAAGCCCTTGGCCGTGGCCTCTGGCGCCACCTCCAGCCCGTGGCGCGCAAGCTGCTGCCGGTGTCCACCCTGCCCCGTGCGTTACTGCTGGGCGGACTCTGGGGCTGGCTGCCTTGCGGCCTGGTCTACAGCACCCTGCTCTGGTCCGCCAGCCAGGGGTCGGCGACAGACAGCGCCCTGCTGATGCTCGCATTCGGTATCGGCACACTGCCGGTTCTGATCGCCACCGGCCTGGCAGCCGAACGCCTGACCGCCCTGCTGCGCAAACGCGGCGTGCGAGTCACCGGCGGCCTGCTGGTAATCCTCTTTGGCCTCTGGACCCTGCCCGGCCCGCACCAGGCCTGGTTGATGGGACACGGCAGCTCCGCCAGCAGCGAGCACCAGCACAGCCATTGA
- the ccoG gene encoding cytochrome c oxidase accessory protein CcoG, whose amino-acid sequence MSEQIPVKNVTPSPAKGGESTDLYASREKIYTRAFTGIFRNLRMTGGAFLFLLYFGTVWLNWNDRQAVWWNLPERKFYIFGATFWPQDFVLLSWLLIICAFGLFFITVFAGRVWCGYTCPQSVWTWIFMWCEKVTEGDRNQRMKLDKAPMSGQKLLRKSAKHSLWLLIGFATGMTFVGYFTPIRELVIEFFTGNASGWAYFWVGFFTLATYGNAGWLREQVCIYMCPYARFQSVMFDKDTLIVSYDPRRGESRGPRKKGIDYKAQGLGDCIDCTMCVQVCPTGIDIRDGLQIECIGCAACIDACDSIMEKMNYPKGLISYTTEHNLNGQTTHLMRPRLIGYAIALVAMIGLFAYAVAIRSLVELDVIKDRVLFRENEQGRIENVYTLKIMNKSQADQTFVIDAEGLDGLVYEGKREVRADAGEVLSVPVELSIEPDQLPSSTNKILFRVHSADDPSIKTDADSRFIGPSVR is encoded by the coding sequence ATGAGCGAACAGATTCCCGTCAAGAACGTCACCCCTTCCCCTGCCAAGGGCGGTGAATCCACCGACCTGTACGCCAGCCGCGAAAAGATCTACACCCGAGCCTTCACCGGAATCTTCCGCAACCTGCGGATGACCGGCGGCGCCTTCCTCTTCCTGCTCTATTTCGGCACCGTCTGGCTCAACTGGAATGATCGCCAGGCTGTCTGGTGGAACCTCCCCGAGCGCAAGTTCTACATCTTCGGCGCCACCTTCTGGCCGCAGGATTTCGTCCTCCTCTCCTGGCTGCTGATCATCTGCGCCTTCGGCCTGTTCTTCATTACCGTATTCGCTGGACGTGTCTGGTGCGGCTACACCTGCCCGCAGAGCGTTTGGACGTGGATCTTCATGTGGTGCGAAAAGGTCACCGAGGGTGACCGCAACCAGCGCATGAAACTCGACAAAGCCCCCATGAGCGGCCAAAAACTCCTGCGCAAGTCCGCCAAGCACAGCCTCTGGCTGCTGATCGGCTTCGCTACCGGCATGACCTTCGTCGGCTACTTCACCCCCATCCGCGAACTGGTCATCGAATTCTTCACCGGCAACGCCAGTGGCTGGGCCTACTTCTGGGTCGGGTTCTTCACCCTGGCGACCTACGGCAACGCCGGCTGGCTGCGCGAGCAGGTGTGCATCTACATGTGCCCCTACGCCCGCTTCCAGAGCGTGATGTTCGACAAGGACACCCTGATCGTCTCCTACGACCCGCGCCGCGGCGAATCCCGTGGTCCGCGCAAGAAAGGCATCGACTACAAGGCCCAGGGCCTCGGCGACTGCATCGACTGCACCATGTGCGTCCAGGTCTGCCCCACCGGCATCGACATCCGTGACGGCCTGCAGATCGAATGCATCGGTTGCGCCGCCTGCATCGACGCCTGCGACAGCATCATGGAGAAGATGAACTACCCGAAAGGCCTGATCAGCTACACCACCGAGCACAACCTCAACGGTCAGACGACTCACCTGATGCGCCCGCGCCTGATCGGTTACGCTATCGCCCTCGTCGCCATGATCGGCCTCTTCGCTTATGCCGTGGCCATCCGTTCCCTGGTGGAACTGGACGTGATCAAGGACCGCGTGCTGTTCCGTGAAAACGAGCAGGGCCGGATCGAGAACGTCTACACCCTGAAGATCATGAACAAGTCCCAGGCGGACCAGACCTTCGTCATCGACGCCGAAGGCCTCGACGGCCTGGTCTACGAAGGCAAGCGCGAAGTACGCGCCGACGCTGGCGAAGTGCTCTCGGTACCGGTGGAACTGTCTATCGAGCCCGACCAGCTTCCGTCCAGCACCAACAAGATCCTCTTCCGCGTCCACAGCGCGGATGACCCGAGTATCAAGACCGACGCCGACAGCCGCTTCATCGGCCCCAGCGTCCGCTAG
- the fnr gene encoding fumarate/nitrate reduction transcriptional regulator Fnr, producing the protein MSEIIKVRNVPQAHCKDCSLAALCLPLSLNMEDMDALDEIVKRGRPLKKGELLFRQGDAFGSVFAVRSGALKTFTVTDTGEEQITGFHLPSELVGLSGMDTEIYPVSAQALETTSVCEIPFERLDELSVQLPQLRRQLMRVMSREIRDDQQMMLLLSKKTADERIATFLVNLSARFRARGFSANQFRLAMSRNEIGNYLGLAVETVSRVFTRFQQANLIAAEGKEVHILDPIELCAMAGGSIES; encoded by the coding sequence ATGTCCGAAATCATCAAGGTGCGCAACGTACCCCAGGCCCACTGCAAGGACTGCAGCCTGGCCGCCCTTTGCCTGCCCCTGTCACTGAACATGGAGGACATGGACGCGTTGGACGAAATCGTCAAACGCGGCCGCCCGCTGAAGAAAGGCGAACTCCTGTTCCGTCAGGGTGATGCCTTCGGCTCCGTCTTCGCCGTGCGCTCCGGTGCCCTCAAGACCTTCACCGTCACCGACACCGGCGAAGAACAGATCACCGGCTTTCACCTGCCCAGCGAGTTGGTGGGCCTTTCCGGCATGGATACCGAGATTTACCCGGTTTCCGCCCAGGCACTGGAAACCACTTCGGTGTGCGAAATCCCCTTCGAGCGCCTCGATGAGCTTTCGGTCCAGCTGCCGCAGCTGCGCCGCCAACTGATGCGCGTAATGAGCCGCGAGATCCGCGACGATCAGCAGATGATGCTGCTCCTGTCCAAGAAGACCGCGGACGAGCGTATCGCCACCTTCCTGGTCAACCTCTCGGCGCGCTTCCGCGCCCGTGGTTTCTCCGCCAACCAGTTCCGCCTGGCGATGTCGCGCAACGAAATCGGCAACTACCTCGGCCTGGCAGTGGAAACCGTTTCCCGCGTGTTCACCCGCTTCCAGCAGGCCAACCTGATCGCCGCCGAAGGCAAGGAAGTGCATATCCTCGACCCCATCGAACTCTGCGCCATGGCTGGCGGGAGCATCGAAAGCTGA
- the ccoS gene encoding cbb3-type cytochrome oxidase assembly protein CcoS, whose product MPALYVLIPVAIGLVGFAIWLFFWAVDSGQYDDLDGPAHSILFDDEDPKHQAGIAEAEGRDKVDEQDKPRG is encoded by the coding sequence ATGCCAGCGCTTTACGTACTGATCCCGGTCGCCATCGGCCTGGTCGGTTTCGCCATCTGGCTGTTCTTCTGGGCCGTGGACAGCGGCCAGTACGACGACCTGGACGGCCCGGCCCACAGCATCCTCTTCGATGACGAAGACCCCAAGCACCAGGCCGGCATTGCCGAAGCCGAGGGCAGAGACAAGGTGGACGAGCAGGACAAGCCCCGTGGCTGA
- a CDS encoding DUF6901 family protein gives MGLEPRADARVRYEFGFPDGRLWIHEVDLAGTGGRVESGPEWARLGFQQCSHCPLNAAEVRDCPFALALARPVAVLARSPSYEEVRMAVFWRGREIRQQTTLQRALGSLLGLLGATSGCPHTRMLRAMAWFHWPFSTSAETLYRSLGTYLLGQHLRRQRGLEPDWDMDGLRELYRNLRLVNLGMAGRLRAAAEEDSSLNGLILLDLLAADTLYSLDSYEGELDGFFAEYFEEE, from the coding sequence ATGGGGCTGGAGCCAAGGGCTGACGCACGGGTGCGCTACGAGTTCGGCTTTCCGGATGGCCGCCTTTGGATTCACGAGGTGGACCTGGCCGGGACCGGTGGCCGTGTGGAGAGCGGACCGGAATGGGCGCGTCTGGGCTTCCAGCAGTGCAGCCATTGCCCGCTGAATGCTGCGGAGGTGCGTGATTGCCCCTTTGCATTGGCGCTGGCGCGGCCGGTGGCGGTCCTGGCGCGCTCGCCCTCTTATGAGGAAGTGCGAATGGCGGTGTTCTGGCGGGGACGGGAAATCCGCCAGCAGACCACGTTGCAGAGGGCCCTGGGTTCGCTGCTGGGACTGCTCGGGGCGACCAGCGGTTGCCCCCATACCCGGATGCTGCGGGCGATGGCCTGGTTCCACTGGCCGTTCAGCACCTCGGCTGAAACCCTGTATCGCTCGTTGGGCACTTACCTGCTGGGCCAGCATCTGCGCCGCCAGCGTGGGCTGGAGCCCGACTGGGACATGGACGGGCTACGTGAGCTTTACCGCAATCTGCGCCTGGTCAACCTGGGAATGGCCGGCCGTCTGCGCGCCGCCGCTGAGGAGGATTCCAGTCTCAATGGTCTGATCCTGCTGGACCTGCTCGCAGCCGACACCCTTTATTCGCTGGACAGCTACGAGGGCGAGCTGGATGGGTTCTTCGCGGAGTATTTCGAGGAGGAGTGA
- the hemN gene encoding oxygen-independent coproporphyrinogen III oxidase, whose amino-acid sequence MLDNIRWDAGLIRRYDTPGPRYTSYPTAVQFNHKVASFDLLHALRESRKARRPLSLYVHVPFCANICYYCACNKVITKDRGRALPYLERLEREVELIACHLDPQQKVEQLHFGGGTPTFLSHDELRRLMTHLRKHFNLLDDDSGDYGIEIDPREADWSTMGLLRELGFNRVSLGVQDLDPAVQRAVNRMQSLEETRAIVEAARTLQYRSLNLDLIYGLPKQTPDSFARTVDEVIALQPDRLSVFNYAHLPERFLPQRRIRSEDLPSPGQKLEMLQRSIEQLSAAGYRYIGMDHFALPDDELAIAQEDGRLQRNFQGYTTHGHCDLIGLGVSAISQIGDLYCQNTVQLNDYQSALEQNLLATSRGLICDEDDRIRRAVIQQLICEFELDFSSIESRFNIEFRGYFDEIWPQLQQMHQDRLIDLSDGRIDVLPAGRLLVRSLCMLFDIYLAGQNQQRFSRVI is encoded by the coding sequence ATGCTCGACAACATTCGCTGGGACGCCGGCCTGATCCGCCGCTACGACACCCCAGGCCCCCGCTATACCTCCTATCCCACCGCCGTGCAGTTCAACCACAAGGTCGCTTCCTTCGACCTGCTTCACGCACTGCGGGAAAGCCGCAAAGCCCGTCGCCCGCTGTCTCTCTACGTGCACGTGCCGTTCTGCGCGAACATCTGCTACTACTGTGCCTGCAACAAAGTCATCACCAAGGACCGTGGCCGTGCCCTGCCCTACCTGGAGCGCCTGGAGCGGGAAGTCGAGCTGATCGCCTGCCACCTCGACCCGCAGCAGAAAGTCGAACAGTTGCACTTCGGCGGCGGCACTCCGACCTTCCTCAGCCACGACGAACTGCGCCGACTGATGACGCACCTGCGCAAGCACTTCAACCTGCTGGACGACGACTCCGGCGACTACGGTATCGAAATCGACCCGCGGGAAGCCGACTGGTCCACCATGGGCCTGCTTCGCGAGCTGGGTTTCAACCGTGTCAGTCTTGGCGTGCAGGACCTCGACCCGGCCGTGCAGCGCGCCGTCAACCGCATGCAGAGCCTCGAAGAGACCCGCGCCATCGTCGAAGCCGCACGCACCCTGCAATACCGTTCATTGAACCTCGACCTGATCTACGGCCTGCCCAAGCAAACCCCGGACAGCTTCGCCCGCACCGTTGACGAGGTGATCGCCCTGCAACCGGACCGGCTCTCGGTGTTCAACTATGCACACCTGCCGGAACGCTTCCTGCCGCAGCGGAGGATTCGCAGCGAGGACCTGCCCAGCCCCGGGCAGAAGCTGGAAATGCTCCAGCGCAGCATCGAACAGCTGAGTGCCGCCGGTTACCGTTACATCGGCATGGACCACTTCGCCCTGCCGGACGACGAACTGGCCATCGCCCAGGAAGACGGCCGTCTGCAACGCAATTTCCAGGGCTACACCACCCACGGCCATTGCGACCTGATCGGTCTCGGGGTATCCGCCATCAGCCAGATCGGCGACCTCTACTGCCAGAACACCGTGCAGCTCAATGACTACCAGAGCGCTCTGGAGCAGAACCTGCTGGCCACCAGCCGGGGGCTGATCTGCGACGAGGATGACCGCATCCGCCGCGCGGTCATCCAGCAATTGATCTGCGAATTCGAACTGGATTTCAGCAGCATCGAATCCCGCTTCAACATCGAATTCAGGGGCTATTTCGACGAAATATGGCCCCAACTCCAGCAAATGCACCAGGATCGCCTGATCGATCTCAGTGACGGCCGGATAGACGTGCTGCCCGCCGGCCGCCTGCTGGTTCGCTCGCTGTGCATGCTGTTCGACATCTACCTCGCGGGGCAGAACCAGCAGCGGTTCTCCCGCGTCATCTGA
- a CDS encoding heavy metal translocating P-type ATPase: protein MTAPLSCYHCGLPVPAGSRFEARVLGETRAMCCPGCQAVAEAIVDGGLENYYRHRSDTAPNPDVLPRELPDELALYDRAEVQQPFVQHRGELSETCLLIEGISCAACGWLIEKHLKTLPSVAEASLNLSNHRLQVRWSDSQIPLSQLLKELRKIGYAGHPYKADEAAERLANENRRAMRQLGVAGLLWMQVMMAAMATWPEFNIDLSPELDTILRWVSLFLTTPIVFYCCGQFFRGALRDLRTRHLTMDVSVSLAIGGAYVAGIWSTVTGIGELYFDAVGMFALFLLAGRYLERRARERTAAATAQLVNLLPASCLRLDTKGHSERILLSELKVGDHVLVPPGSLLPADGTILSGQSSIDESLLTGEYLPHARGEGDAVTAGTLNVEGPLTIEVKALGDDTRLSAIVRLLERAQADKPRLAEMADKVAQWFLLIVLGAAAIVGIVWWQIDSDRAFWVVLSLLVATCPCALALATPTALTTATGSLHKLGLLLTRGHVLEGLNQIDTVIFDKTGTLTEGRLTLSAIHPLRTLDRDTCLALAAALENRSEHPIARAFGRAPQAADQVENVPGRGLEGRVGERLLRIGQPGFVADLSGQPAPAIPGDQGQWLLLGDDQGPLAWFVLDDRLREDAPALLDACRERGWKLLLLSGDSSPMVASIARQLGIDDARGGLTPDAKLVVLRQLHQEGQKVLMLGDGVNDVPVLAGADISVAMGSATDLAKTSADAVLLSNRLDSLVQAFSLARRTRRIIIENLAWATLYNGLVLPFAALGWITPLWAAFGMSVSSLLVVVNALRLART, encoded by the coding sequence ATGACCGCACCGCTTTCCTGCTACCACTGTGGCCTGCCGGTTCCCGCCGGCAGTCGCTTCGAGGCCCGCGTGCTGGGTGAGACGCGGGCCATGTGCTGTCCGGGGTGCCAGGCGGTGGCCGAAGCCATCGTCGACGGCGGCCTGGAGAACTACTACCGCCACCGCAGCGACACAGCCCCCAACCCCGATGTCCTGCCCCGCGAACTGCCCGACGAACTGGCGCTTTACGACCGCGCCGAAGTCCAGCAGCCCTTTGTCCAGCATCGGGGCGAACTGAGCGAAACCTGCTTGCTGATCGAAGGCATCAGCTGCGCCGCCTGCGGCTGGCTGATCGAGAAACACCTGAAGACCCTGCCGAGTGTTGCCGAAGCCAGCCTCAACCTATCCAACCATCGCCTGCAAGTGCGCTGGTCCGACAGCCAGATTCCGTTGAGCCAGTTGCTCAAGGAGCTGCGCAAGATCGGTTACGCCGGCCACCCCTACAAGGCAGATGAAGCCGCCGAGCGCCTGGCCAACGAGAACCGCCGCGCCATGCGCCAGCTCGGCGTCGCCGGCCTGCTCTGGATGCAGGTCATGATGGCCGCCATGGCCACCTGGCCGGAGTTCAACATCGACCTGTCTCCCGAGCTGGATACCATCCTGCGCTGGGTCAGCCTGTTCCTAACTACGCCCATCGTCTTCTACTGCTGCGGGCAGTTCTTCCGGGGTGCCCTGCGCGACCTGCGCACCCGCCACCTGACCATGGACGTTTCCGTCTCCCTGGCCATCGGTGGTGCCTACGTCGCCGGAATCTGGTCCACGGTCACTGGCATAGGTGAACTGTACTTCGATGCCGTGGGCATGTTCGCCCTGTTCCTCCTGGCGGGCCGCTACCTGGAGCGTCGCGCCCGCGAACGCACCGCCGCCGCCACTGCGCAACTGGTCAATCTGTTGCCGGCGTCCTGCCTCCGCCTGGACACCAAAGGGCATAGCGAACGCATACTGCTCAGTGAGTTGAAAGTCGGCGATCACGTACTGGTACCACCAGGCTCGTTGCTGCCGGCAGACGGGACGATCCTTTCCGGCCAGTCCAGCATCGACGAGTCGCTGCTCACCGGTGAGTACCTGCCCCACGCCCGCGGCGAAGGCGATGCCGTCACCGCCGGCACCCTCAACGTCGAAGGCCCGCTGACCATTGAAGTTAAGGCCCTTGGCGACGATACCCGCCTTTCCGCCATCGTCCGCCTGCTGGAGCGTGCACAGGCCGACAAGCCGCGTCTGGCCGAAATGGCAGACAAAGTGGCCCAATGGTTCCTGCTGATCGTGCTCGGCGCAGCCGCCATCGTCGGCATCGTCTGGTGGCAGATCGACTCGGACCGCGCCTTCTGGGTCGTGCTTTCCCTCCTGGTCGCAACCTGTCCCTGTGCCCTGGCCCTGGCAACACCTACAGCCCTCACTACTGCAACTGGCAGCCTGCACAAACTCGGCCTGCTACTCACCCGCGGCCATGTGCTGGAGGGGCTGAACCAGATCGATACGGTCATCTTCGACAAGACCGGCACCCTCACCGAAGGCCGCCTGACATTGAGCGCTATCCACCCGTTGCGGACCCTGGACCGCGACACCTGCCTGGCGCTGGCGGCTGCTCTCGAGAATCGCTCCGAGCACCCCATCGCCCGCGCCTTCGGCCGCGCCCCGCAAGCTGCCGATCAGGTGGAAAACGTGCCAGGTCGTGGGCTGGAAGGCCGGGTAGGCGAGCGTCTGCTGCGCATTGGCCAGCCGGGATTCGTTGCCGATCTGAGTGGCCAGCCGGCGCCGGCCATTCCCGGCGACCAGGGCCAATGGCTGCTGCTCGGCGATGACCAGGGACCGCTGGCCTGGTTCGTCCTCGATGACCGCCTGCGTGAAGACGCCCCAGCCCTGCTCGACGCCTGCCGCGAGCGGGGCTGGAAGCTTCTGCTGCTCTCCGGCGACAGCTCCCCGATGGTCGCCAGCATCGCCCGCCAGCTTGGCATCGACGACGCCCGCGGCGGCCTCACCCCGGACGCCAAGCTGGTGGTGCTCCGCCAGCTCCACCAGGAGGGCCAGAAGGTCCTGATGCTGGGGGACGGGGTCAACGACGTGCCAGTCCTGGCCGGCGCCGACATCAGTGTCGCCATGGGCAGCGCCACCGATCTGGCCAAGACCAGCGCCGACGCTGTTCTGTTGTCCAATCGACTGGACAGCCTGGTGCAGGCGTTCTCCCTGGCCCGCCGGACCCGGCGCATCATCATCGAGAATCTGGCCTGGGCGACCCTGTACAATGGTCTGGTGCTGCCATTCGCCGCCCTGGGTTGGATCACTCCGCTCTGGGCTGCCTTCGGCATGTCGGTCAGCTCGCTGCTGGTGGTGGTCAACGCCCTGCGCCTGGCCCGCACCTGA
- a CDS encoding adenine phosphoribosyltransferase, giving the protein MIFDDFSIKTLIRPVPDFPKPGVVFRDITPLFQSPRALRLVADSFIQRYVEADFSHIGAMDARGFLIGSIIAYELNKPLVLFRKQGKLPADVLSEPYQTEYGEAFLEVHSDSLCDGDKVLIFDDLIATGGTLLAAARLVRRMGASVYEAAAIIDLPELGGSERLADAGIPTFALTAFALDER; this is encoded by the coding sequence ATGATCTTCGACGACTTCTCCATCAAGACACTGATCCGCCCGGTCCCGGACTTCCCCAAGCCCGGCGTGGTATTCCGCGACATCACCCCGCTGTTCCAGTCGCCCCGTGCCCTGCGCCTGGTGGCCGATAGTTTCATCCAGCGGTACGTCGAGGCCGACTTCAGCCACATCGGCGCCATGGACGCCCGTGGATTCCTGATCGGCTCGATCATCGCCTACGAACTCAACAAGCCCCTGGTGCTGTTCCGCAAGCAGGGCAAGCTGCCGGCGGACGTACTTTCCGAGCCCTACCAGACCGAGTACGGCGAAGCCTTCCTCGAAGTGCACAGCGACAGTTTGTGCGACGGCGACAAGGTGCTGATCTTCGATGACCTGATCGCCACCGGCGGCACCCTGCTGGCCGCTGCCCGCCTGGTCCGCCGCATGGGCGCCAGCGTGTACGAAGCCGCCGCCATCATCGACCTGCCCGAGCTGGGCGGTTCCGAGCGCCTGGCCGACGCCGGCATCCCCACCTTCGCCCTCACCGCCTTCGCCCTCGACGAGCGTTGA
- a CDS encoding FixH family protein translates to MQSETPSRWYKQPWPWFILGILGTSVVLGTTMLVIASRNPPSLVADNYYEVGKGINTSLERENLAKQLGMQASLQVNEANGEVDLELVGESRPQQLVLSLLSPTQPEKDRRVVLQPQADGRYRGHLQDPVSGRRFVELIGQEQGQDWRLFEEETLNQGSVIRLGE, encoded by the coding sequence ATGCAGTCCGAAACCCCCAGCCGCTGGTACAAGCAACCCTGGCCCTGGTTCATCCTCGGCATCCTCGGCACCTCCGTGGTGCTGGGCACCACCATGCTGGTGATTGCCAGCAGGAACCCGCCAAGCCTGGTGGCAGACAACTATTACGAAGTCGGCAAGGGCATCAACACCTCGCTTGAGCGCGAGAATCTCGCTAAGCAGCTCGGCATGCAGGCCAGCTTGCAGGTGAATGAAGCAAATGGCGAAGTAGACTTGGAACTGGTGGGTGAAAGCCGCCCGCAGCAACTGGTGCTGAGCCTGCTCTCCCCCACCCAGCCGGAGAAGGACCGTCGCGTCGTCCTCCAGCCCCAGGCCGACGGTCGTTACCGTGGCCACCTGCAGGATCCGGTCAGCGGCCGTCGGTTCGTCGAGCTGATCGGCCAGGAACAGGGCCAGGACTGGCGCCTGTTCGAGGAAGAAACCCTGAATCAGGGCAGTGTCATCCGTCTCGGCGAATAA